The Myripristis murdjan chromosome 4, fMyrMur1.1, whole genome shotgun sequence region cacattttaagcaAGATGGGGCTCTCCACAGATCACTTTCAGAACAATCTCTTCCCCCCTGCCCCCTTCCCAGCCAACTGATTCACTTTCCTAGCATATCTGTGCTGGCCCAGCTGTAGCCCTGACGATATGCCTAATAAAACCAGTTTAATTTGCATACCAATAGCAGGCGCCATGTGTGGCTAGCTCCTAGTGCCCCAGAAACACAGGCTCggaggagacaaggaagacTGAGCTTCATGTTGGCCTCTCTTTGTCCCCTAAATAGGCCTAAACTCTAATCCACAATTAATTTTGTGGAATTGTCCCACTTTATGCAGCTTAACCAAATCTCTGTCTCAATCTGAAAATTGTCGATCTATTCccattttttattaaacatCAGGGTACAGCCCTGTTATTTGTTTCACACTAGAGTTTGTTTTCAGGGATAAGTCTCCATCTGAAGGAAGCTGTTGTTTGGAAGCCTTGTCTTCAGATCATTCAAGGCCTTTAGACAAGGTGACTGAGGGGGCAGGACCTCTTGACCTCATGGCTTTGGAGGGCAGTCCAATTCCAATAAGAACGCAACCAAGGCACAGCTTTGTCTCAGTGCTGGACCTTTATAGGTTCAAAGTCTCTGTTCTTTCTCTGTAAAAATGGTTAGTATGGACTAGGATATCTCCACAATTACTAGAGTGAAGCTAACAGTGAATCTTGAAAGTGTTTATGAAGCAGTTATATGTTGTGATGTTTAAAAGCCTTCCTAAAGTCCCAGGGAAAAGCTCTCATGACATGAATCAGTTTGTATACCCAGGCCTTGGAAAAGAGCCTGCGTTAGTTTCAGTGAGACCCCATTTCAGTGAAACAGAACAGTTATTCTTTCTCAACTCAATGAAACATATATATGTTTAACATATCTAACATATTAGAAATattatataatgtaatataataatattatattacagATACTTACTAACTTAAGATAATAACATTTGCAGCGCAATAAATGAACTCTGGTGTTTCCTCTCAGTTTCTGCCCTATTTAAAGATGTTGCCCGCACAAGGCTACAGTCACCTCTGCCACAGGCACATACTCTTGTCAAATGGTGACAGTTTTGAATATCATCAAGGCTAGAAAGCAGCCAGATCTGTCTGGGAGGCAGACAACAGCTTGGCCTGAGGGGTGAGGTGGCTGATCTGATTTTGTAAGAGATTCTCTGGTCACTAAGCCCCCTACCCCATGCTGGGTTTGTGTTCCCCATGGGACCATATGGCAAAGTCTGAGCCCAACCCGCTCACCTCAGCTATGTCCCATGTAGACAATGAGCCTAGTGAGAAATAAGCAGAACTGTAACATATTCATCCAGTTACTGACTTATATTAAGAAGCTCTGTCAGATAGTGATTTCTGACACATTTTACCTCATATCTTTAAACTTGCATGAAACTAAACCTTATATGTAAAGTAACAACATGAGCATACAACAATTTGACCAGAAGAGGGGGCAATAACACCATGCATCTGCAAGGCGCACTCATCTTAAAACTTTTGTGACAGTTCAGGTGGGCCATAACTCCCGAGCAGCTTTTAGAAATTTATCTGTCTCATACATAACTTTTTACACACTGCACTTATGGCACAAACTGTGAGCACAAACACTCATCTGTCCCAGCAGTCCAAATACTTGGTGGTGTTTTGTCTCTTCTCCTTTTATCACTTGTGAGTCCTGTCTTTTTTCCGTGAGTTCTTAGTTTGTGTATTCCTCCCCCTGCTGCCTAGGAATATGAAAATGGTGGATATTGTAGCTCAGAAAATGCCCTCAGAGAATGACGTGCATGTGGCAAGAAGCTTTCTTACGAAGATTTTGCGAAGTTCTATGAGGTATGGTTCCATGGCTTCATAGATACCAGTAGCacccattctttttcttttttttttcttcctcttcctttctgtcAGTGGTGTGGCCATAATCACATGACATATTCGTCTAGTAATGTCATCATCTCCATTCCTCCCATAGTAACTCTTCCTATTCCGTGGTTTATTACCTGTCGTCATTGGCATGCCTCTTTGGATTGTCTCATGACTCGTGTCATTGGATGAATGATATGCCCTCCAGCCGTGTAGCATGCAATACACTCTCAAACCATGTCATATGTACGTTTAATCACtacatgttttttgtctgtgttaaCAAGGAAAATAAAGCTGTATTTTATTCAGTCTTATTTCATTATATTCTGTTGTGCTGTATCTGTTTACCTTCTCCTGACATGCATCTCAGGAAGAACTGCATTAAAGGGTATGTTTTACATGCATAACTTGCAGCAGTACAAGGTCTATGATTCAGCCTTTCAACAAGTAGATCAAATCCATTAAAATTCTTTCCACTACGAtagagtaaaagtaaaatgatgCAAATTACAGGCTTGATGGACATTCAGGAACATAATTATTTTAGACTTGTGGAGTTGGAGTACTAGCCACTGCGGTAACTTTCAGTTGTACACATTCATATGTGGAGGCAAGTACTGTTTTCCATAAGGGGTTGGTCTCTAATCTACTCTGTGTTTTTTGCCCTCTCTTCAGGCGGAATGAACCCATAAGTAGGCCTCACTCCTGGCACTCCACCAAGTTCAACGAAAACCAATCAGAGACTGCCAAAACACAATCTCCACCCACGCCAGTCTGGCACACAAGATATGATGCAAGGTAACAGTGGGATCTTGAAATGGGCCCTTGATTCTTCGTGTTAGAAATCAAGCTCTTCAATGAGCATTGTATGATTATGCTTAATGTGATGTGTTAGCAGTGTATCTGTATATTCATGGATGTATGAATATTTTTCagttcttttgttgttgttgtttaatacTTGTGTGTATGAATTACTGTGTGTATCAGTTACAATTTTTGTGCACCTTCATAGCAATTTATGTTTCTCCACAAATAtattgttagtattattattattattataagttaTGTTTgcttatatatatgtgtgtgtgtgtgtgtgtgtgtgtgattaccaTGAAAGAGCAATAACACTACAGAATTTGTGCTTGTCTATTTgcttataattattaaaaagcaaaggaaaaaatcTTCGTTTGCACAGAAGAATAACAGCTCTTTAACCTGTGCTTTGAGAGAACTGAGACATTTTGATGCTTGCTATTcttacattttctcttttttgttttaactttcAGCTCATCCTCAACTGATCTCTCTACCAGCTGGGAGCAGACAAACCTGCGCAGAGTGTCTGACCAGTTCAGCTCTCTGGGCAGCATGGACAGTCTAGAGCATGTCTCTCACCCCTACCCTCCTGGTCAACTCTCACCAGCCAAGTCCAACAACAGTATGGAGCACCTTGGAGGAGGCAAACGTGACTCAGCCTACAGCTCCTTTTCCACCAGCTCTGGCACACCAGACTATACCCTTTCAAAAAGCAATGCTGCCTCCACAGAGAATGTGCTCTATAAAGTTAGCCAGTGGGATGCAGGGGGCAAGTACAACAATAGCAGAAATAGCCACAGCTTGAGTGAGGGAGTCAGACAGGATGATAGGTCGGGGTACCTCCAGATGCCAGGAGGGAGCACCGGCCGAGATAGTCCAAGGACTGAAGACCAAGCCGGCTGCCGTCAATCCACTTCTAGTAGAGCTAGCTTTGGACCTGTTTGGCATGTtcctgaaaaaaagaagacgGCTTCACCCTCTCCgcccccacctcctccacctgcccGCAGCGACAGTTTTGCTGCAACGAAGGTGCATGACAGGGGACTGGTTATAGCTTATCCTGAGGGATCTGATTCACATAACCCCTCTAAATCCAGTGAGAAAGGAGTAGAGAAAAGATTAGAGGCTTCTGGTCATGCTAAACGCACTTCTGAAAGTCGCCGTAGCCACATCCTACCCCCCAACGACGGTGACAATTTTTACACTTCACCCGATAACTCTAATCACAACCAGTTCAACTCAAACAAGCAGTACTCCCTGTCTAGCACTGATGTTCAGATAGGTCAGCCACCCCATGTTGACCAGCCCCACCATCAATGGCAATATGGTGACAAAAGCACTTTTTATGCCCAGCCCAGGGCCGCATCTGTACCAAAGCCACAGAACATAAGTGGCTACTATTGTGGTATACAGGAACAGCCAACTAATGGCTCTACTCAACACTATGGTCAGAACCAGGGAAGGCCCCCCAGCGCTTCCTTTTCCAACACAGCCATTGACCAAATTCCTGATATCAGTGGACATAGCCGCTACTACTGTGTTACAACATGCCAGCCCACCCAGCCTAGCCCTCACACCCTGTCTGGAAAGGCTGAGGACAGGAAAAGTGCCATAGGCATGGACCAAGTACAGACTGGACATGACAAGAATTCTGTTAGCCCCCAGACAGTCACCAAAGCAAAGTATCATTTgcctcaacaacagcaacactccTCTCACAGTAATGGATACAGCAAGCAGGATGAAAGTATGTGCCATAAACAGCCGCTAACAGTCATTCCCCCTTCAGTACCAGAAGCCTCTGTACCTAAACCTACTTCCAAAGACAGGGGAAGCCAGAGAAGAAACAATACACAAAATGCAGAAACTCACAACCCAAGTTATCCTCCTAGCAAACAGTCTGAACAGCGGAGATCTTTGCCACTGCAACAAAGAGAATTCCTCCAAGACTTAGGACATCAGAGTCAAGTAAGCAACAAGATCTGTCCCCAGGCAACTCCCATGCTTCATTCACTATCTATGGAGACCACAGGCCAAGATGAAAAAGGCCCAAACTACGAGGAGTCTCTTGAAAGCAAGCAGGCAAGACGTAGTGACCGTTTCGCCACCACACTACGGAATGAAATTCAGATGAGGAGAGCCAGACTGCAGAAAAGTAAGAGCGCAGCCACCCTCACTGGTGCtcaggctgaggctgaggaagaCCAGGATGTATGGAAGTCCACAGAAAGCTCTACTCCTACCTCTTCAGATAGCTCCTTCACTAGCACCTACAAAGATAATCTAAAGGAAGCTCAGGCTAGGGTGCTTAAGGCTACCTCTTTTAGGAGAAAAGACCTGGAGCCTGTCTTATTGGAGCACCCTGTGGCTGAGAATTTACCTAACTACCAATCCTTGGTGGTGTCCCGTAAAGATGTCACACCTGTACCAGCTATCTCTGAGTCTATAATGAGTAAATCAGGGTCTGCCAGTGGTCACGTAGCTCGCATTGGAAGCCGAAAGCGTTTCCCAGCAGAAAAGAAGGGAAGGTCATTCTCTGAACCAGACAAGATCCATGAAGTAGGAACGCAAGATCTCCTTcccaaagaaaatacaaattcTTTACTCGATCAGCGGAAGCTAATTGAAGCAACTGGTAAACCTGCATTTCCCAATCCTGTGCCCATACAAGCCAATCCAAACTGTATGGAGGACCCCAGAGAGACCACAGCCAGAGTTCACGTCTCTACCAGTGAATCAGAGGACACGCTGAAAGGGCTCAGGAGCCGAGTCATCACCCCTCCAGAGTATACCGAGGAGATCGAAGAAGCTCCTCACTCTGCGCACAAGCAGTCCCTCCAGGAGCAGCAAAGACTAGGCACATTTGCTGAGTATGAGGCAAGGTGGAACATACAGAAGAAACCCCCGGAAACAAGAGCCTCTGGACGATACCGGTCAGCTGATAACATCCTTGACCCAGGAACAGAGGACAGAACCAAACCCACCTGTTTCCATGAGAGATCTCGTTCCTCTCCCTCAGCTGACTTCTATGGGCAGGTGAGGCACAAAGTGTGATTGTTGGTGATCTCAAAATGTCTCTGTgttgccattttttaaattgtaagaTTGCATATTTTATTGGAATTCTCTGGTCTCCATTGTTGGCAAACTTTTGTAGTAACTGATATTAACAAGTAATAAACTTAGTTCAATGACTTAGCTGTTGCAAAGGTATGAAGCCCTCAAGGTAACCTCATATCCCGTTTAGACAAGCACACTCATTGAAATAAGGAAGGCACAAAGGAAAGAGCCAAGTCAAATATTAATCCATGTTTGTTCATAACGACACACCCTCAGTCTAGGGAGAGAGGGGTATTAACCTGCTTGTGAAAAAAATGActcatttgtgttttgtcatcGTAGAAAACGAGTAGCCACAATGTCAGTTCGGTATGCTGCACAAAAGATGAGACCTCTAATGAGTAGAAGATAACTTTTCTGTGAATCGTTTTTGCAtagctgaaaatgtgtttgttatgCTTTATTTACAGAAGATTCCAGTTCCCGGAAGAAAGTCTGCAGAATATACCCAGCCAGAAAGTAAACCTGCCGAACAATTCAACACTGCCACAAGGTGAGAATCTCTCATTTGATACAACTCATTAATAATTTCAATTTCCAGTGCCATATAACTACCTGTTGACTCCATTTTGCTCTCTAATTTTTTATCTAATTTTTTGATATCACAGTAGAATTAGAAGGAAAAAATGCTGTCATATTTGATTTCAGTCCATGCCTCTTGAGTAATCTGGTACTTTGAGAGGTGTGAATATTTGCCATTGAAAGGGTAGATTGAAGCAGTGAATGTTGATGCTTCTAATGTTCAAACTGTTCTGTTTGACTGAAGttgttttacagtgtaaatgggtattttttgtctaattttgtGATTTGCTCTTGTGCAAGCATTTTGCTCATTCTGTCATATCCATATTCTGTAATATCCTCCAATCTTTCTGCGTTTGAGCTTCATCAGTGTAGGAATGCATATCCAGAAAGGGGGCAGTGGGTTTGTAGAGGAACAGTGAGTTCTTTATGATCTCTCAAGACATACCAGTGGCACTGCCTTGGCGCAGCTGTGACAACATAGGCCTTCTCTctggctgtgctttgtgttgttAGTGGAGGCTTACTGGTGTAGGCGAGGCATCTGACCATGTCTGTGACAGGGAGGAAGTATTTCTTCAGCCCTCTCCCAGAATGCCATGGGAACTCCAGTTCAGTGGGCCAGACCTAAAGCATGAAAAGCTGATTAGTAAGATCTGTTactttgagtgagtgagtgtctttttcttttgtgtcaGGAGGAAAAACTCTAGAAAACTCATTGCTTATCTCAAACAGTTTCATGTAGACATTTTACCACAGATAATAggttctttgttttgtgtgtaacAGAATTTACCTTAACTAGGCAAtgggacaaaaaacacaacGAAGGTATCAGAATATTAACAGGTGTAATTTAGGGTTCCAAGTGTGGTCCCTAGTCACTAGTTGTTATGTGGGCAGGGTCAAAGTGTTTATGGgtaatgatgatttcatttgaCAAATGACCTAGAATATATGAAAGTTACTGTCACTGAACCCCTGTGttataaaaacagagaaatgttaTTGGAGAGTTCTGATATCTCATATATATCATGTCTTGTCtactgtgtctttttctcttctgttcgTTACTTCATTAACAATAAGAATTGCAGCCTCTATTTGATATTTTTCCCGCTAACCATTGCACTTGACAAGACATGCAGACGGTACCCAGTCAAACAGTCGTTCTATTGTACAGTGTGGACACTCAACATTTCTCTGTAAAAATGCTTTTCTCCAGATTACTCAATACAGTATGGCATGGTCAAAATGACGTCATGATCTCTAACCAGTTATTCAGGAGTCTTGATGGATTATCTAAACTACCACAGGTGAAACTCATTGAAGGGTGTTGAATATCTTGTCACAATGAGGCGGTTCCTCATTGTGTGAGACACACCATATGACACTGATGTTTGcattacaacaacaataacaggaTGTTATTGTCATTGAAAAGTCTGAGAGATGAGCTAAGTAAGGCATGCTCCACCCAGATAGCTACTGATACTGGTGTAAATGATACAAAGAGGTGCCCTGTGTCACAAGGAGCAAGCAGGCTGAGGTGCACaaagcatttttctttctctttttactgTCTAATGGAACTGACAGGGATAGACTTCAGTTAAGGTGAGTTTGTACATTGATTCATGTACTATTATCAGTGAATACTCAATTAGCAAATTGAGGAATTAATAACTTAATTCTGTGTGattaacataattttattttgctgtagcTGCCAGTAATCAGGATTTAGTTTGTATTTCATACCTAGCCCAGCCTACACCATATAACAGACCCTATTCAAATAAATTCTGTACACAGTGGCTAACCAGGATGTAATGTTTGTGTTATGAATGAGTAATAAATG contains the following coding sequences:
- the shroom2a gene encoding protein Shroom2 isoform X1, encoding MDTGGCRNDPRYTERESLRHVVERSGDLDQRSRDDEGPGWRFVDVLLSGGAPWGFTLRGGREHREPLLITKVEEGSKAAAVSLQVGDELVNINEIPLSGYRQEAICLVKGSHKTLTLVVKRNMKMVDIVAQKMPSENDVHVARSFLTKILRSSMRKNCIKGRNEPISRPHSWHSTKFNENQSETAKTQSPPTPVWHTRYDASSSSTDLSTSWEQTNLRRVSDQFSSLGSMDSLEHVSHPYPPGQLSPAKSNNSMEHLGGGKRDSAYSSFSTSSGTPDYTLSKSNAASTENVLYKVSQWDAGGKYNNSRNSHSLSEGVRQDDRSGYLQMPGGSTGRDSPRTEDQAGCRQSTSSRASFGPVWHVPEKKKTASPSPPPPPPPARSDSFAATKVHDRGLVIAYPEGSDSHNPSKSSEKGVEKRLEASGHAKRTSESRRSHILPPNDGDNFYTSPDNSNHNQFNSNKQYSLSSTDVQIGQPPHVDQPHHQWQYGDKSTFYAQPRAASVPKPQNISGYYCGIQEQPTNGSTQHYGQNQGRPPSASFSNTAIDQIPDISGHSRYYCVTTCQPTQPSPHTLSGKAEDRKSAIGMDQVQTGHDKNSVSPQTVTKAKYHLPQQQQHSSHSNGYSKQDESMCHKQPLTVIPPSVPEASVPKPTSKDRGSQRRNNTQNAETHNPSYPPSKQSEQRRSLPLQQREFLQDLGHQSQVSNKICPQATPMLHSLSMETTGQDEKGPNYEESLESKQARRSDRFATTLRNEIQMRRARLQKSKSAATLTGAQAEAEEDQDVWKSTESSTPTSSDSSFTSTYKDNLKEAQARVLKATSFRRKDLEPVLLEHPVAENLPNYQSLVVSRKDVTPVPAISESIMSKSGSASGHVARIGSRKRFPAEKKGRSFSEPDKIHEVGTQDLLPKENTNSLLDQRKLIEATGKPAFPNPVPIQANPNCMEDPRETTARVHVSTSESEDTLKGLRSRVITPPEYTEEIEEAPHSAHKQSLQEQQRLGTFAEYEARWNIQKKPPETRASGRYRSADNILDPGTEDRTKPTCFHERSRSSPSADFYGQKIPVPGRKSAEYTQPESKPAEQFNTATRFSDREPGDCKVKEKPVEFEHYSAPPPLPVTGTNPESRHRAAPASVYHRPTSVPHSLIDSTPQHPEDHSHVEPLSGLRRKPSAPERPPLPKLDNSRRPETAFQLGDSHESFTSSQSEVLSHCSPSRDLNPTLVTTHSPKRDSEQSKELVDKEQGAVHQVSTSNPQPASSSLTSSYGPTVLASMEGQRPPSPQFSPQRLSDKPPVFLQDEDTNRMENVMGNNNTAVKKVPIRIVHSESAIEKGNYQYLLQSDTTTAEAEGLGVTGLSSLVAPDQDYAVFRAVTWQRDPDSTQAAQTGLRPQKDTDTNTHDSQQPLQPADESSSNRVALKPGLSEEDQKREELARDIMGKDKSLADILDQSKMKTTMDMMEGIFPQGEQLLEGAHQRRKVPSKHTASRPAEERKEEDSLAAAVAVVTSSTYYSTSAPKAELLIKMKDMQEQEEEDSEDELDIDLANKKQELIDSLSRKLQVLREARESLQEDILENNSLGDEVEAVVQQVCKPNELDKFRMFVGDLDKVVSLLLSLSGRLARVENALNNLEEDTTPEERRILIEKRKLLIRQHEDAKELKENLDRRERVVYDILASYLEEESLTDYEHFVKMKSALIIEQRKLEDKIKLGEEQLKCLMDSLPLEQRLPL
- the shroom2a gene encoding protein Shroom2 isoform X2, which codes for MDTGGCRNDPRYTERESLRHVVERSGDLDQRSRDDEGPGWRFVDVLLSGGAPWGFTLRGGREHREPLLITKVEEGSKAAAVSLQVGDELVNINEIPLSGYRQEAICLVKGSHKTLTLVVKRKNCIKGRNEPISRPHSWHSTKFNENQSETAKTQSPPTPVWHTRYDASSSSTDLSTSWEQTNLRRVSDQFSSLGSMDSLEHVSHPYPPGQLSPAKSNNSMEHLGGGKRDSAYSSFSTSSGTPDYTLSKSNAASTENVLYKVSQWDAGGKYNNSRNSHSLSEGVRQDDRSGYLQMPGGSTGRDSPRTEDQAGCRQSTSSRASFGPVWHVPEKKKTASPSPPPPPPPARSDSFAATKVHDRGLVIAYPEGSDSHNPSKSSEKGVEKRLEASGHAKRTSESRRSHILPPNDGDNFYTSPDNSNHNQFNSNKQYSLSSTDVQIGQPPHVDQPHHQWQYGDKSTFYAQPRAASVPKPQNISGYYCGIQEQPTNGSTQHYGQNQGRPPSASFSNTAIDQIPDISGHSRYYCVTTCQPTQPSPHTLSGKAEDRKSAIGMDQVQTGHDKNSVSPQTVTKAKYHLPQQQQHSSHSNGYSKQDESMCHKQPLTVIPPSVPEASVPKPTSKDRGSQRRNNTQNAETHNPSYPPSKQSEQRRSLPLQQREFLQDLGHQSQVSNKICPQATPMLHSLSMETTGQDEKGPNYEESLESKQARRSDRFATTLRNEIQMRRARLQKSKSAATLTGAQAEAEEDQDVWKSTESSTPTSSDSSFTSTYKDNLKEAQARVLKATSFRRKDLEPVLLEHPVAENLPNYQSLVVSRKDVTPVPAISESIMSKSGSASGHVARIGSRKRFPAEKKGRSFSEPDKIHEVGTQDLLPKENTNSLLDQRKLIEATGKPAFPNPVPIQANPNCMEDPRETTARVHVSTSESEDTLKGLRSRVITPPEYTEEIEEAPHSAHKQSLQEQQRLGTFAEYEARWNIQKKPPETRASGRYRSADNILDPGTEDRTKPTCFHERSRSSPSADFYGQKIPVPGRKSAEYTQPESKPAEQFNTATRFSDREPGDCKVKEKPVEFEHYSAPPPLPVTGTNPESRHRAAPASVYHRPTSVPHSLIDSTPQHPEDHSHVEPLSGLRRKPSAPERPPLPKLDNSRRPETAFQLGDSHESFTSSQSEVLSHCSPSRDLNPTLVTTHSPKRDSEQSKELVDKEQGAVHQVSTSNPQPASSSLTSSYGPTVLASMEGQRPPSPQFSPQRLSDKPPVFLQDEDTNRMENVMGNNNTAVKKVPIRIVHSESAIEKGNYQYLLQSDTTTAEAEGLGVTGLSSLVAPDQDYAVFRAVTWQRDPDSTQAAQTGLRPQKDTDTNTHDSQQPLQPADESSSNRVALKPGLSEEDQKREELARDIMGKDKSLADILDQSKMKTTMDMMEGIFPQGEQLLEGAHQRRKVPSKHTASRPAEERKEEDSLAAAVAVVTSSTYYSTSAPKAELLIKMKDMQEQEEEDSEDELDIDLANKKQELIDSLSRKLQVLREARESLQEDILENNSLGDEVEAVVQQVCKPNELDKFRMFVGDLDKVVSLLLSLSGRLARVENALNNLEEDTTPEERRILIEKRKLLIRQHEDAKELKENLDRRERVVYDILASYLEEESLTDYEHFVKMKSALIIEQRKLEDKIKLGEEQLKCLMDSLPLEQRLPL
- the shroom2a gene encoding protein Shroom2 isoform X3, whose amino-acid sequence is MDTGGCRNDPRYTERESLRHVVERSGDLDQRSRDDEGPGWRFVDVLLSGGAPWGFTLRGGREHREPLLITKVEEGSKAAAVSLQVGDELVNINEIPLSGYRQEAICLVKGSHKTLTLVVKRRNEPISRPHSWHSTKFNENQSETAKTQSPPTPVWHTRYDASSSSTDLSTSWEQTNLRRVSDQFSSLGSMDSLEHVSHPYPPGQLSPAKSNNSMEHLGGGKRDSAYSSFSTSSGTPDYTLSKSNAASTENVLYKVSQWDAGGKYNNSRNSHSLSEGVRQDDRSGYLQMPGGSTGRDSPRTEDQAGCRQSTSSRASFGPVWHVPEKKKTASPSPPPPPPPARSDSFAATKVHDRGLVIAYPEGSDSHNPSKSSEKGVEKRLEASGHAKRTSESRRSHILPPNDGDNFYTSPDNSNHNQFNSNKQYSLSSTDVQIGQPPHVDQPHHQWQYGDKSTFYAQPRAASVPKPQNISGYYCGIQEQPTNGSTQHYGQNQGRPPSASFSNTAIDQIPDISGHSRYYCVTTCQPTQPSPHTLSGKAEDRKSAIGMDQVQTGHDKNSVSPQTVTKAKYHLPQQQQHSSHSNGYSKQDESMCHKQPLTVIPPSVPEASVPKPTSKDRGSQRRNNTQNAETHNPSYPPSKQSEQRRSLPLQQREFLQDLGHQSQVSNKICPQATPMLHSLSMETTGQDEKGPNYEESLESKQARRSDRFATTLRNEIQMRRARLQKSKSAATLTGAQAEAEEDQDVWKSTESSTPTSSDSSFTSTYKDNLKEAQARVLKATSFRRKDLEPVLLEHPVAENLPNYQSLVVSRKDVTPVPAISESIMSKSGSASGHVARIGSRKRFPAEKKGRSFSEPDKIHEVGTQDLLPKENTNSLLDQRKLIEATGKPAFPNPVPIQANPNCMEDPRETTARVHVSTSESEDTLKGLRSRVITPPEYTEEIEEAPHSAHKQSLQEQQRLGTFAEYEARWNIQKKPPETRASGRYRSADNILDPGTEDRTKPTCFHERSRSSPSADFYGQKIPVPGRKSAEYTQPESKPAEQFNTATRFSDREPGDCKVKEKPVEFEHYSAPPPLPVTGTNPESRHRAAPASVYHRPTSVPHSLIDSTPQHPEDHSHVEPLSGLRRKPSAPERPPLPKLDNSRRPETAFQLGDSHESFTSSQSEVLSHCSPSRDLNPTLVTTHSPKRDSEQSKELVDKEQGAVHQVSTSNPQPASSSLTSSYGPTVLASMEGQRPPSPQFSPQRLSDKPPVFLQDEDTNRMENVMGNNNTAVKKVPIRIVHSESAIEKGNYQYLLQSDTTTAEAEGLGVTGLSSLVAPDQDYAVFRAVTWQRDPDSTQAAQTGLRPQKDTDTNTHDSQQPLQPADESSSNRVALKPGLSEEDQKREELARDIMGKDKSLADILDQSKMKTTMDMMEGIFPQGEQLLEGAHQRRKVPSKHTASRPAEERKEEDSLAAAVAVVTSSTYYSTSAPKAELLIKMKDMQEQEEEDSEDELDIDLANKKQELIDSLSRKLQVLREARESLQEDILENNSLGDEVEAVVQQVCKPNELDKFRMFVGDLDKVVSLLLSLSGRLARVENALNNLEEDTTPEERRILIEKRKLLIRQHEDAKELKENLDRRERVVYDILASYLEEESLTDYEHFVKMKSALIIEQRKLEDKIKLGEEQLKCLMDSLPLEQRLPL